One part of the Papilio machaon chromosome 5, ilPapMach1.1, whole genome shotgun sequence genome encodes these proteins:
- the LOC106713536 gene encoding uncharacterized protein LOC106713536, translated as METFIEQVRNHPCLWDTDSVSYRDSARKDLAWKVVAQNCGLVNASEAKNQWKRLRDSHREAMRRRKTALQPQNFGPWKYEKLMEFVLPQNRETYANFCNETYTENALVSLSTEDNECNSESSTLDVEREYKRQLKEKERDEMRRHIFDENRMRRDPLSDLFSSMCEKTRDLPKYLQLRVQREIFDSVSRAEEEALSFESQVSSASYYNASSDKFGQMEICELAETKYRQTESPAPSTSVIVPEQKGEIKR; from the exons ATGGAAACGTTCATAGAACAAGTGAGAAATCATCCTTGTTTATGGGACACAGACAGTGTATCGTACAGAGATTCGGCACGTAAGGATTTGGCGTGGAAAGTGGTTGCTCAGAACTGCGGCTTGGTTAACG cgTCTGAAGCAAAAAATCAATGGAAAAGATTACGAGATAGCCACAGAGAAGCGATGCGGAGGCGAAAAACAGCGCTGCAACCTCAAAATTTCGGTCCTTGGAAATACGAGAAACTAATGGAATTTGTACTGCCACAGAACAGAGAAACATATGCCAATTTCTGCAATGAAACGTACAcagaaaatgctctagtgaGTCTATCGACTGAAGACAATGAGTGTAATAGTGAAAGCTCCACGTTAGATGTAGAAAGAGAATATAAACGTCAGCTGAAGGAGAAAGAAAGAGATGAAATGAGGCGACATATTTTCGACGAGAATAGAATGAGACGTGATCCACTGTCTGATTTATTTTCTAGTATGTGCGAGAAGACACGAGACTTGCCCAAATATCTACAGCTCAGAGTACAAAGGGAGATATTCGATTCCGTCAGTCGTGCTGAAGAGGAAGCTTTGTCTTTTGAATCACAAGTATCCAGTGCATCCTATTATAATGCTAGTTCTGATAAATTCGGACAAATGGAAATATGTGAGTTAGCAGAAACTAAATACAGACAAACTGAAAGTCCAGCGCCGAGCACGTCAGTTATAGTTCCAGAACAAAAAGGAGAAATAAAGCggtaa